In Pueribacillus theae, one DNA window encodes the following:
- a CDS encoding DUF5673 domain-containing protein, translating to MEAVLLWILNGLGVLFIIYTIVQGIRVQLTIKRCEPIHKRPLRAKPLDKNKTNFWVFIIVAIVLWGGCLLGIAYFKLIQIMPIYFAAITALSSFATLFRQGKIGEKGIAVTDKFIRWEDVHSYTLDWFPITSSQYPNGRLIINTLSGQQYELIVEKEYKKEIGNLLESKSPA from the coding sequence ATGGAGGCTGTTCTTCTTTGGATATTGAATGGATTGGGTGTACTATTCATCATTTATACAATCGTACAAGGGATCCGTGTCCAGCTTACGATAAAACGCTGTGAACCCATTCATAAACGGCCGCTCCGCGCAAAACCCTTGGATAAAAATAAAACTAATTTTTGGGTCTTTATTATTGTAGCCATTGTTCTATGGGGAGGTTGTCTTTTAGGAATTGCCTATTTCAAACTGATTCAAATCATGCCGATTTATTTTGCGGCGATTACTGCTCTTTCCAGTTTTGCCACCCTGTTCCGTCAAGGCAAAATCGGTGAAAAAGGAATCGCTGTTACCGATAAGTTCATCCGCTGGGAAGACGTTCATTCTTACACATTAGATTGGTTTCCTATTACAAGCAGCCAGTATCCAAACGGCCGGCTTATCATTAACACCCTTTCGGGGCAGCAATATGAACTGATTGTAGAAAAGGAATATAAAAAAGAAATCGGCAATTTACTCGAAAGTAAATCGCCGGCTTAA
- the ctaG gene encoding cytochrome c oxidase assembly factor CtaG: protein MWQQISNSFGFQALWSPWFIVLTIALAVLYLWATGKGRHRFAEAERVPVYKKILFLLGLFFFYLGFGGPLYLVGHIMFSIHMIQMVASLLLVPPLLILGSPKWLLKAVVLKIPFKRVLKFFVHPIPAILLFNVMFSFYHIPVIFDYLMVNKTGHDVYQVFLFIAAFIMWWTVIAPVPEWNRLSELQRVGLIFLDGMLLTPACALIIFAENPVYETFTNPVAWATALSLCLPGTQTVPPELIEQFMPLNLLEDQRLGGVLMKVVQEVVYGSFLGYVFFQWVRRERQEDELEQEKMELAPEYK, encoded by the coding sequence ATGTGGCAACAGATAAGCAATAGTTTCGGTTTTCAAGCGCTATGGAGCCCTTGGTTTATCGTGCTTACGATTGCGCTTGCGGTTTTATATTTATGGGCGACAGGGAAAGGAAGACACCGTTTTGCAGAAGCGGAACGGGTGCCTGTTTATAAAAAGATTTTATTTTTGCTCGGATTATTTTTCTTCTATCTCGGATTTGGAGGGCCGCTTTATCTAGTTGGCCATATTATGTTTAGCATTCATATGATTCAAATGGTGGCCAGCCTTTTGCTCGTTCCACCGCTGCTTATACTTGGTTCGCCAAAATGGCTGTTAAAAGCGGTTGTTTTAAAAATTCCCTTCAAAAGGGTTCTTAAATTCTTTGTCCATCCCATTCCAGCCATTTTGCTGTTCAATGTCATGTTCTCGTTTTACCATATTCCGGTAATTTTTGATTATTTGATGGTAAATAAAACGGGCCATGACGTCTATCAAGTCTTTTTGTTTATCGCAGCGTTCATTATGTGGTGGACAGTCATTGCGCCGGTTCCTGAATGGAACAGGCTGTCTGAACTGCAAAGGGTAGGCCTGATTTTCTTGGACGGCATGCTGTTAACGCCAGCGTGCGCTTTGATTATCTTTGCTGAAAATCCTGTATATGAAACGTTTACGAACCCTGTTGCATGGGCAACGGCATTAAGCCTCTGCCTCCCTGGAACACAGACCGTTCCACCAGAGTTAATTGAACAGTTTATGCCACTTAACCTTTTGGAAGATCAGCGTTTAGGCGGCGTGTTAATGAAGGTTGTTCAAGAGGTTGTGTACGGTTCATTTCTTGGCTATGTATTTTTCCAATGGGTACGCAGGGAGAGACAAGAAGACGAGCTTGAGCAGGAAAAAATGGAGCTTGCTCCTGAATATAAGTAG